In Zonotrichia albicollis isolate bZonAlb1 chromosome 3, bZonAlb1.hap1, whole genome shotgun sequence, a single window of DNA contains:
- the CAPN2 gene encoding calpain-2 catalytic subunit isoform X6, which yields MWNQGRQGQHSHGVRWTPGCPQAFLKDLGVVSGGEELCANPQFIAGGATRTDICQGALGDCWLLAAIASLTLNEEILARVVPKDQSFQDKYAGIFHFQFWQYGEWVDVVVDDRLPTKNGELLFVHSAEGAEFWSALLEKAYAKLNGSYESLSGGTTTEGFEDFTGGIAEWYELQKPPPNLFKIIQKALQKGSLLGCSIDITSAAETEAVTSQKLVKGHAYSVTGAEQVNFRGTVQKLIRIRNPWGEVEWTGKWNDNCPNWSGVDPEVRERLTRRHEDGEFWMAFNDFLRHYSRLEICNLTPDTLASDRYKKWSLQKLDGNWRRGATAGGCRNYPNTFWTNPQYLIKLEEEDEDPDDPEGGCTFLIGLIQKHRRKQRKMGEDMHTIGFAIYEVPPEFSGQTNIHLSKNFFLTNKAREKSNTFINLREVLNRFKLPAGEYIIVPSTFEPDKNGDFCLRVFSEKNANSTVIDDEIEGNFDETEISEDDIEPSFKKLFGQLAGNDAEISAFELRSILNKILAKRQDIKSDGFSIETCKIMVDLLDNDGSGKLGLKEFHTLWTKIQKYQKIYREIDVDRSGTMNSYEMRRALETAGFKLNCQLHQVIVARFADEDLVIDFDNFVRCLIRLETLFKMFRKLDTEKSGTIELNLVNWLCFTVI from the exons GAGCTGTGTGCCAACCCCCAGTTCATAGCGGGAGGAGCCACTCGCACGGACATCTGCCAAGGGGCCTTAG GAGACTGTTGGCTCTTGGCAGCCATTGCTTCTCTCACCCTGAATGAAGAAATTCTGGCCCGTGTTGTTCCCAAGGACCAGAGCTTCCAGGATAAATATGCAGGAATTTTCCACTTCCAG TTCTGGCAGTATGGGGAGTGGGTGGACGTGGTGGTGGATGACAGGCTGCCCACCAAGAACGGGGAGCTGCTCTTCGTGCACTCGGCCGAGGGTGCCGAGTTCTGGAGCGCGCTGCTGGAGAAGGCCTATGCCAA GCTGAATGGCTCCTATGAGTCCCTCTCTGGTGGCACCACCACCGAAGGCTTCGAGGACTTCACTGGTGGCATTGCAGAGTGGTATGAGCTGCAGAAGCCACCCCCCAACCTCTTCAAGATCATCCAGAAGGCACTCCAGAAAGGCTCTCTCCTTGGCTGCTCCATTGAT ATCACCAGTGCTGCAGAAACAGAAGCAGTCACCTCCCAGAAGCTGGTGAAGGGACACGCGTACTCGGTCACCGGGGCAGAGCAG GTGAATTTCCGAGGAACCGTGCAGAAACTGATCAGAATCCGAAATCCCTGGGGAGAAGTGGAGTggactgggaaatggaatgacaa CTGCCCAAACTGGAGTGGTGTTGACCCTGAGGTGCGGGAGCGACTGACCAGGAGGCACGAGGATGGGGAATTTTG GATGGCGTTCAATGACTTCCTGAGGCATTACTCCCGCCTGGAGATCTGCAACCTGACCCCAGACACCCTGGCAAGTGACAGGTATAAAAAGTGGAGCCTGCAGAAGCTGGATGGCAACTGGAGGAGAGGAGCCActgcagggggctgcaggaactaCCCAA ACACATTCTGGACGAATCCTCAGTATTTGATCAAGctggaggaagaagatgagGACCCTGATGATCCTGAGGGGGGCTGCACTTTCCTCATTGGGCTGATCCAGAAGCACCGTCGCAAGcagaggaagatgggcgaggaCATGCACACCATTGGCTTTGCCATTTACGAG GTGCCCCCAGAG TTTTCTGGCCAGACAAATATTCATCTGAGCAAAAACTTCTTCCTGACCAACAAAGCCCGGGAAAAATCCAATACCTTCATCAACCTCCGGGAGGTGCTGAACCGCTTCAAGCTGCCTGCAGGGGAATACATCATCGTGCCCTCCACCTTTGAGCCCGACAAGAACGGAGACTTCTGCCTCAGGGTCttctctgaaaaaaatgcaaactcCAC GGTGATAGATGATGAAATTGAAGGCAATTTTGATGAG aCTGAGATCAGTGAAGATGACATCGAACCCAGCTTTAAAAAGCTTTTTGGGCAGCTAGCAGGAAAT gATGCAGAGATCTCTGCCTTCGAACTGCGCAGCATCTTGAATAAAATCCTGGCTAAAC GCCAAGATATTAAATCTGATGGCTTTAGTATTGAGACATGCAAAATAATGGTTGACCTGTTAGAT AATGATGGGAGTGGCAAACTGGGACTGAAGGAGTTCCACACCCTCTGGACAAAGATTCAGAAATACCAG AAAATTTACAGAGAAATTGATGTGGATCGATCGGGTACCATGAACTCGTATGAGATGAGGAGGGCACTGGAAACAGCAG GGTTCAAACTGAACTGCCAGTTACATCAGGTCATCGTGGCTCGTTTTGCTGATGAGGATCTCGTCATTGACTTTGACAACTTCGTGCGCTGTTTGATTCGGCTCGAAACCTTGTTCA AAATGTTTAGAAAACTGGATACTGAGAAAAGTGGGACAATAGAATTGAACCTTGTTAAT TGGCTGTGCTTCACTGTCATTTGA
- the CAPN2 gene encoding calpain-2 catalytic subunit isoform X4, with the protein MDSSDLHTENTNLFELLPTCGTRGGRDSTGEKLLRRPVRQRCSRTGQQPDRDRDGKFLRRHGAVGGTAGELCANPQFIAGGATRTDICQGALGDCWLLAAIASLTLNEEILARVVPKDQSFQDKYAGIFHFQFWQYGEWVDVVVDDRLPTKNGELLFVHSAEGAEFWSALLEKAYAKLNGSYESLSGGTTTEGFEDFTGGIAEWYELQKPPPNLFKIIQKALQKGSLLGCSIDITSAAETEAVTSQKLVKGHAYSVTGAEQVNFRGTVQKLIRIRNPWGEVEWTGKWNDNCPNWSGVDPEVRERLTRRHEDGEFWMAFNDFLRHYSRLEICNLTPDTLASDRYKKWSLQKLDGNWRRGATAGGCRNYPNTFWTNPQYLIKLEEEDEDPDDPEGGCTFLIGLIQKHRRKQRKMGEDMHTIGFAIYEVPPEFSGQTNIHLSKNFFLTNKAREKSNTFINLREVLNRFKLPAGEYIIVPSTFEPDKNGDFCLRVFSEKNANSTVIDDEIEGNFDETEISEDDIEPSFKKLFGQLAGNDAEISAFELRSILNKILAKRQDIKSDGFSIETCKIMVDLLDNDGSGKLGLKEFHTLWTKIQKYQKIYREIDVDRSGTMNSYEMRRALETAGFKLNCQLHQVIVARFADEDLVIDFDNFVRCLIRLETLFKMFRKLDTEKSGTIELNLVNWLCFTVI; encoded by the exons GAGCTGTGTGCCAACCCCCAGTTCATAGCGGGAGGAGCCACTCGCACGGACATCTGCCAAGGGGCCTTAG GAGACTGTTGGCTCTTGGCAGCCATTGCTTCTCTCACCCTGAATGAAGAAATTCTGGCCCGTGTTGTTCCCAAGGACCAGAGCTTCCAGGATAAATATGCAGGAATTTTCCACTTCCAG TTCTGGCAGTATGGGGAGTGGGTGGACGTGGTGGTGGATGACAGGCTGCCCACCAAGAACGGGGAGCTGCTCTTCGTGCACTCGGCCGAGGGTGCCGAGTTCTGGAGCGCGCTGCTGGAGAAGGCCTATGCCAA GCTGAATGGCTCCTATGAGTCCCTCTCTGGTGGCACCACCACCGAAGGCTTCGAGGACTTCACTGGTGGCATTGCAGAGTGGTATGAGCTGCAGAAGCCACCCCCCAACCTCTTCAAGATCATCCAGAAGGCACTCCAGAAAGGCTCTCTCCTTGGCTGCTCCATTGAT ATCACCAGTGCTGCAGAAACAGAAGCAGTCACCTCCCAGAAGCTGGTGAAGGGACACGCGTACTCGGTCACCGGGGCAGAGCAG GTGAATTTCCGAGGAACCGTGCAGAAACTGATCAGAATCCGAAATCCCTGGGGAGAAGTGGAGTggactgggaaatggaatgacaa CTGCCCAAACTGGAGTGGTGTTGACCCTGAGGTGCGGGAGCGACTGACCAGGAGGCACGAGGATGGGGAATTTTG GATGGCGTTCAATGACTTCCTGAGGCATTACTCCCGCCTGGAGATCTGCAACCTGACCCCAGACACCCTGGCAAGTGACAGGTATAAAAAGTGGAGCCTGCAGAAGCTGGATGGCAACTGGAGGAGAGGAGCCActgcagggggctgcaggaactaCCCAA ACACATTCTGGACGAATCCTCAGTATTTGATCAAGctggaggaagaagatgagGACCCTGATGATCCTGAGGGGGGCTGCACTTTCCTCATTGGGCTGATCCAGAAGCACCGTCGCAAGcagaggaagatgggcgaggaCATGCACACCATTGGCTTTGCCATTTACGAG GTGCCCCCAGAG TTTTCTGGCCAGACAAATATTCATCTGAGCAAAAACTTCTTCCTGACCAACAAAGCCCGGGAAAAATCCAATACCTTCATCAACCTCCGGGAGGTGCTGAACCGCTTCAAGCTGCCTGCAGGGGAATACATCATCGTGCCCTCCACCTTTGAGCCCGACAAGAACGGAGACTTCTGCCTCAGGGTCttctctgaaaaaaatgcaaactcCAC GGTGATAGATGATGAAATTGAAGGCAATTTTGATGAG aCTGAGATCAGTGAAGATGACATCGAACCCAGCTTTAAAAAGCTTTTTGGGCAGCTAGCAGGAAAT gATGCAGAGATCTCTGCCTTCGAACTGCGCAGCATCTTGAATAAAATCCTGGCTAAAC GCCAAGATATTAAATCTGATGGCTTTAGTATTGAGACATGCAAAATAATGGTTGACCTGTTAGAT AATGATGGGAGTGGCAAACTGGGACTGAAGGAGTTCCACACCCTCTGGACAAAGATTCAGAAATACCAG AAAATTTACAGAGAAATTGATGTGGATCGATCGGGTACCATGAACTCGTATGAGATGAGGAGGGCACTGGAAACAGCAG GGTTCAAACTGAACTGCCAGTTACATCAGGTCATCGTGGCTCGTTTTGCTGATGAGGATCTCGTCATTGACTTTGACAACTTCGTGCGCTGTTTGATTCGGCTCGAAACCTTGTTCA AAATGTTTAGAAAACTGGATACTGAGAAAAGTGGGACAATAGAATTGAACCTTGTTAAT TGGCTGTGCTTCACTGTCATTTGA
- the CAPN2 gene encoding calpain-2 catalytic subunit isoform X7: MVWLISASVVSFPASPAARCNTCGQVLMPGFFCCQELCANPQFIAGGATRTDICQGALGDCWLLAAIASLTLNEEILARVVPKDQSFQDKYAGIFHFQFWQYGEWVDVVVDDRLPTKNGELLFVHSAEGAEFWSALLEKAYAKLNGSYESLSGGTTTEGFEDFTGGIAEWYELQKPPPNLFKIIQKALQKGSLLGCSIDITSAAETEAVTSQKLVKGHAYSVTGAEQVNFRGTVQKLIRIRNPWGEVEWTGKWNDNCPNWSGVDPEVRERLTRRHEDGEFWMAFNDFLRHYSRLEICNLTPDTLASDRYKKWSLQKLDGNWRRGATAGGCRNYPNTFWTNPQYLIKLEEEDEDPDDPEGGCTFLIGLIQKHRRKQRKMGEDMHTIGFAIYEVPPEFSGQTNIHLSKNFFLTNKAREKSNTFINLREVLNRFKLPAGEYIIVPSTFEPDKNGDFCLRVFSEKNANSTVIDDEIEGNFDETEISEDDIEPSFKKLFGQLAGNDAEISAFELRSILNKILAKRQDIKSDGFSIETCKIMVDLLDNDGSGKLGLKEFHTLWTKIQKYQKIYREIDVDRSGTMNSYEMRRALETAGFKLNCQLHQVIVARFADEDLVIDFDNFVRCLIRLETLFKMFRKLDTEKSGTIELNLVNWLCFTVI; this comes from the exons CCAGGAGCTGTGTGCCAACCCCCAGTTCATAGCGGGAGGAGCCACTCGCACGGACATCTGCCAAGGGGCCTTAG GAGACTGTTGGCTCTTGGCAGCCATTGCTTCTCTCACCCTGAATGAAGAAATTCTGGCCCGTGTTGTTCCCAAGGACCAGAGCTTCCAGGATAAATATGCAGGAATTTTCCACTTCCAG TTCTGGCAGTATGGGGAGTGGGTGGACGTGGTGGTGGATGACAGGCTGCCCACCAAGAACGGGGAGCTGCTCTTCGTGCACTCGGCCGAGGGTGCCGAGTTCTGGAGCGCGCTGCTGGAGAAGGCCTATGCCAA GCTGAATGGCTCCTATGAGTCCCTCTCTGGTGGCACCACCACCGAAGGCTTCGAGGACTTCACTGGTGGCATTGCAGAGTGGTATGAGCTGCAGAAGCCACCCCCCAACCTCTTCAAGATCATCCAGAAGGCACTCCAGAAAGGCTCTCTCCTTGGCTGCTCCATTGAT ATCACCAGTGCTGCAGAAACAGAAGCAGTCACCTCCCAGAAGCTGGTGAAGGGACACGCGTACTCGGTCACCGGGGCAGAGCAG GTGAATTTCCGAGGAACCGTGCAGAAACTGATCAGAATCCGAAATCCCTGGGGAGAAGTGGAGTggactgggaaatggaatgacaa CTGCCCAAACTGGAGTGGTGTTGACCCTGAGGTGCGGGAGCGACTGACCAGGAGGCACGAGGATGGGGAATTTTG GATGGCGTTCAATGACTTCCTGAGGCATTACTCCCGCCTGGAGATCTGCAACCTGACCCCAGACACCCTGGCAAGTGACAGGTATAAAAAGTGGAGCCTGCAGAAGCTGGATGGCAACTGGAGGAGAGGAGCCActgcagggggctgcaggaactaCCCAA ACACATTCTGGACGAATCCTCAGTATTTGATCAAGctggaggaagaagatgagGACCCTGATGATCCTGAGGGGGGCTGCACTTTCCTCATTGGGCTGATCCAGAAGCACCGTCGCAAGcagaggaagatgggcgaggaCATGCACACCATTGGCTTTGCCATTTACGAG GTGCCCCCAGAG TTTTCTGGCCAGACAAATATTCATCTGAGCAAAAACTTCTTCCTGACCAACAAAGCCCGGGAAAAATCCAATACCTTCATCAACCTCCGGGAGGTGCTGAACCGCTTCAAGCTGCCTGCAGGGGAATACATCATCGTGCCCTCCACCTTTGAGCCCGACAAGAACGGAGACTTCTGCCTCAGGGTCttctctgaaaaaaatgcaaactcCAC GGTGATAGATGATGAAATTGAAGGCAATTTTGATGAG aCTGAGATCAGTGAAGATGACATCGAACCCAGCTTTAAAAAGCTTTTTGGGCAGCTAGCAGGAAAT gATGCAGAGATCTCTGCCTTCGAACTGCGCAGCATCTTGAATAAAATCCTGGCTAAAC GCCAAGATATTAAATCTGATGGCTTTAGTATTGAGACATGCAAAATAATGGTTGACCTGTTAGAT AATGATGGGAGTGGCAAACTGGGACTGAAGGAGTTCCACACCCTCTGGACAAAGATTCAGAAATACCAG AAAATTTACAGAGAAATTGATGTGGATCGATCGGGTACCATGAACTCGTATGAGATGAGGAGGGCACTGGAAACAGCAG GGTTCAAACTGAACTGCCAGTTACATCAGGTCATCGTGGCTCGTTTTGCTGATGAGGATCTCGTCATTGACTTTGACAACTTCGTGCGCTGTTTGATTCGGCTCGAAACCTTGTTCA AAATGTTTAGAAAACTGGATACTGAGAAAAGTGGGACAATAGAATTGAACCTTGTTAAT TGGCTGTGCTTCACTGTCATTTGA
- the CAPN2 gene encoding calpain-2 catalytic subunit isoform X5, protein MGNFSAGTERSEARRGHGVRWTPGCPQAFLKDLGVVSGGEELCANPQFIAGGATRTDICQGALGDCWLLAAIASLTLNEEILARVVPKDQSFQDKYAGIFHFQFWQYGEWVDVVVDDRLPTKNGELLFVHSAEGAEFWSALLEKAYAKLNGSYESLSGGTTTEGFEDFTGGIAEWYELQKPPPNLFKIIQKALQKGSLLGCSIDITSAAETEAVTSQKLVKGHAYSVTGAEQVNFRGTVQKLIRIRNPWGEVEWTGKWNDNCPNWSGVDPEVRERLTRRHEDGEFWMAFNDFLRHYSRLEICNLTPDTLASDRYKKWSLQKLDGNWRRGATAGGCRNYPNTFWTNPQYLIKLEEEDEDPDDPEGGCTFLIGLIQKHRRKQRKMGEDMHTIGFAIYEVPPEFSGQTNIHLSKNFFLTNKAREKSNTFINLREVLNRFKLPAGEYIIVPSTFEPDKNGDFCLRVFSEKNANSTVIDDEIEGNFDETEISEDDIEPSFKKLFGQLAGNDAEISAFELRSILNKILAKRQDIKSDGFSIETCKIMVDLLDNDGSGKLGLKEFHTLWTKIQKYQKIYREIDVDRSGTMNSYEMRRALETAGFKLNCQLHQVIVARFADEDLVIDFDNFVRCLIRLETLFKMFRKLDTEKSGTIELNLVNWLCFTVI, encoded by the exons GAGCTGTGTGCCAACCCCCAGTTCATAGCGGGAGGAGCCACTCGCACGGACATCTGCCAAGGGGCCTTAG GAGACTGTTGGCTCTTGGCAGCCATTGCTTCTCTCACCCTGAATGAAGAAATTCTGGCCCGTGTTGTTCCCAAGGACCAGAGCTTCCAGGATAAATATGCAGGAATTTTCCACTTCCAG TTCTGGCAGTATGGGGAGTGGGTGGACGTGGTGGTGGATGACAGGCTGCCCACCAAGAACGGGGAGCTGCTCTTCGTGCACTCGGCCGAGGGTGCCGAGTTCTGGAGCGCGCTGCTGGAGAAGGCCTATGCCAA GCTGAATGGCTCCTATGAGTCCCTCTCTGGTGGCACCACCACCGAAGGCTTCGAGGACTTCACTGGTGGCATTGCAGAGTGGTATGAGCTGCAGAAGCCACCCCCCAACCTCTTCAAGATCATCCAGAAGGCACTCCAGAAAGGCTCTCTCCTTGGCTGCTCCATTGAT ATCACCAGTGCTGCAGAAACAGAAGCAGTCACCTCCCAGAAGCTGGTGAAGGGACACGCGTACTCGGTCACCGGGGCAGAGCAG GTGAATTTCCGAGGAACCGTGCAGAAACTGATCAGAATCCGAAATCCCTGGGGAGAAGTGGAGTggactgggaaatggaatgacaa CTGCCCAAACTGGAGTGGTGTTGACCCTGAGGTGCGGGAGCGACTGACCAGGAGGCACGAGGATGGGGAATTTTG GATGGCGTTCAATGACTTCCTGAGGCATTACTCCCGCCTGGAGATCTGCAACCTGACCCCAGACACCCTGGCAAGTGACAGGTATAAAAAGTGGAGCCTGCAGAAGCTGGATGGCAACTGGAGGAGAGGAGCCActgcagggggctgcaggaactaCCCAA ACACATTCTGGACGAATCCTCAGTATTTGATCAAGctggaggaagaagatgagGACCCTGATGATCCTGAGGGGGGCTGCACTTTCCTCATTGGGCTGATCCAGAAGCACCGTCGCAAGcagaggaagatgggcgaggaCATGCACACCATTGGCTTTGCCATTTACGAG GTGCCCCCAGAG TTTTCTGGCCAGACAAATATTCATCTGAGCAAAAACTTCTTCCTGACCAACAAAGCCCGGGAAAAATCCAATACCTTCATCAACCTCCGGGAGGTGCTGAACCGCTTCAAGCTGCCTGCAGGGGAATACATCATCGTGCCCTCCACCTTTGAGCCCGACAAGAACGGAGACTTCTGCCTCAGGGTCttctctgaaaaaaatgcaaactcCAC GGTGATAGATGATGAAATTGAAGGCAATTTTGATGAG aCTGAGATCAGTGAAGATGACATCGAACCCAGCTTTAAAAAGCTTTTTGGGCAGCTAGCAGGAAAT gATGCAGAGATCTCTGCCTTCGAACTGCGCAGCATCTTGAATAAAATCCTGGCTAAAC GCCAAGATATTAAATCTGATGGCTTTAGTATTGAGACATGCAAAATAATGGTTGACCTGTTAGAT AATGATGGGAGTGGCAAACTGGGACTGAAGGAGTTCCACACCCTCTGGACAAAGATTCAGAAATACCAG AAAATTTACAGAGAAATTGATGTGGATCGATCGGGTACCATGAACTCGTATGAGATGAGGAGGGCACTGGAAACAGCAG GGTTCAAACTGAACTGCCAGTTACATCAGGTCATCGTGGCTCGTTTTGCTGATGAGGATCTCGTCATTGACTTTGACAACTTCGTGCGCTGTTTGATTCGGCTCGAAACCTTGTTCA AAATGTTTAGAAAACTGGATACTGAGAAAAGTGGGACAATAGAATTGAACCTTGTTAAT TGGCTGTGCTTCACTGTCATTTGA